In Nitrospirota bacterium, the DNA window ACATGATTTTGCCGGACAGGGCAGAGGCGATAATCCGGGCGGTATCAATGACGGAACAAGGCGACACCCTGCTTGTTGCGGGTAAAGGGCATGAGGATTATCAGGAAATAAACGGCATACGCCGCCCTTTCAGCGACAGGGAGGCTATAAAAGACGCAATTAATAATTAAAATGAGAGGACTATTGAAAACTGTACTAATAACGTCCTATTCGTTGTTGTTGGGTTTGTCATTCTCCGGCTTGACCGGGGAATCCAGAGTCTTTTTTAAGGAAATGGATTCCCCGATTAAATCGGGGAAGGACAGGTTTAACGGTATTTTCGGATCAATGACGAAAAGACGAACATTGCTTACGTAGATATGGCAATGTTAACAGTAGATGATATTATAGAGGCCACGGGGGGAAGATTGATTTCAGGGGGCACTGGTTCATTTACAGGCGCATCTATTGACTCAAGGACAATCAATAAGGGCGAATTGTTTTTTGCGCTTAAGGGCCCGAAATTTGACGGTCATGATTTTCTCCCTGATGTTGTTTTAAAAGGCGCAGGAGGCGCTGTTGTAGACAGAAATACGCGATTCAAGATTCAAGACTTGTCAGACCTGCCTACCGGACTGGCAGGCGGCAGGCAGAACCCGCGATTCACGATAATTGCGGTTGAGGATACACTGAAGGCGCTTCAGGATTCAGCGCATTTCTTAAGGATAAGGCGGGACCTGCCGGTGATTGCAGTCACGGGAAGCAACGGTAAAACTACGACAAAGGAAATGATATACAGGATTCTTTCAAGCCGTTACCGCGTGCTTAAGAATGAGGGGAATTTAAACAACCATATCGGAGTGCCGCTTAGTTTTATGAAGATTGAGCCCGATGACGAGGCGGCTGTTCTTGAATTCGGGATGAACGCACCGGGCGAAATAAGACAGCTTTGTGAAATGATGACGCCTGCATACGGCGTAATTACAAATATAGGGCCTGCACATATCGGAAGGCTCGGCAGTCTTGAGGCAGTAAGGAGCGCAAAGCTTGAAATCCTTGACGGCATTCAGACAGCAGTCCTTAATGCAGATGATGATTTTCTGATGCAGGGTGTAAAAGGCTTTAAGGGCAGAATGGTTACATTTTCAATAAACAATGACGCTCACGTAAGGGCGGAGAACGTTGCAGTTCAGGACACTGGAAGCCGGTTCACGCTGGCAATCAGGGAGAACGCAAGAGTTAAGGTCCATCTTCATACCCACGGTGTTTTTAACATATATAACGCCCTTGCGGCATCCGCCGTTTGCTATTCCCTCGGCATGACAGCCGGGGAAATAAAAACAGCGCTTGAGAAATACAGGGC includes these proteins:
- a CDS encoding UDP-N-acetylmuramoyl-L-alanyl-D-glutamate--2,6-diaminopimelate ligase yields the protein MILPDRAEAIIRAVSMTEQGDTLLVAGKGHEDYQEINGIRRPFSDREAIKDAINN
- a CDS encoding UDP-N-acetylmuramoyl-tripeptide--D-alanyl-D-alanine ligase, giving the protein MAMLTVDDIIEATGGRLISGGTGSFTGASIDSRTINKGELFFALKGPKFDGHDFLPDVVLKGAGGAVVDRNTRFKIQDLSDLPTGLAGGRQNPRFTIIAVEDTLKALQDSAHFLRIRRDLPVIAVTGSNGKTTTKEMIYRILSSRYRVLKNEGNLNNHIGVPLSFMKIEPDDEAAVLEFGMNAPGEIRQLCEMMTPAYGVITNIGPAHIGRLGSLEAVRSAKLEILDGIQTAVLNADDDFLMQGVKGFKGRMVTFSINNDAHVRAENVAVQDTGSRFTLAIRENARVKVHLHTHGVFNIYNALAASAVCYSLGMTAGEIKTALEKYRAFSSRFEVIKSGGVTLINDSYNANPQSMKEAIKGLGSFKGGGRLVAVLGDMNELGEFSGELHRTIGGEVTAAGIDVFVAVGKMMSLAAEEGQRQRNGRKILTPEIYKFNEVSDARQGILDIIRQGDTVLVKGSRSMTMEKIVEKIRGRETEC